In Camelina sativa cultivar DH55 chromosome 16, Cs, whole genome shotgun sequence, a single window of DNA contains:
- the LOC104749827 gene encoding BTB/POZ domain-containing protein At2g30600-like isoform X1 produces MACGFVNVIIGKGKMVAVKENKFLTVAPFECAWSDDLKFREAGRGCVAFDAFAHNDVTVVFRENVGTQHYHYKKDNSPHYIVIIGSNRNRRLKIQVDGKSVVDEEASDLCRCSLEFESYWISIYDGLISIGKGRYPFQNLVFKWQDSKPNLNVQYVGLSSWDKHVGYRNVSVFPVTHNHILLWKQVDCREVKGDESGDEMFVEERTVYDYEQWGLGNFLESWELSDTIFLVGEEEMNVPAHKVILQASGNFPLRSSVGDVILLRGVSYPILHALLQYIYTGRTQILESELAPLRDLSSKFDVMPLVRQCEESIDHIKLSKEAFDPCRKVKLSCSVSHPLSGFMFPSAFPVDVGKLVKLYSTGEYSDIKIYLSDYSLTFQSHKVILSLWSVAFAKMFTNGMSESHSSTIHLTDVSPEAFKAMLNFMYSGELTMEDTVNFGTELIHLLFLADRFGVVPLHQECCKMLLECLSEDSVCSVLQVVSSISSCKLIEEMCKRKFSLHFDYCTTASLDFVLLDQTAFSDILDSADLTVTSEEKILDAVLMWCMKAEESHSWEVIDEMMNYCEPKILFKERLQSLDNLLPHARFSLLPYELLKRLEDSNLSKQIPIFNRLVKEAASFLTSGLISPGNEPSSRFQHRRSSFKELQYIRDGDSNGVLHFVGTSYGSHQWVNPVLAKKIIITSSSPTSRFTDPKALASKAYVGTSFAGPRMEGGHISSWWMVDLGEDHQLMCNYYTFRQDGSRAFTRSWKFQGSMDGKIWTDLRVHEDDQTMCKAGQFASWPITAANALLPFRFFRLVLTGPTTDTSTPWNFCICYLELYGYYR; encoded by the exons ATGGCTTGTGGGtttgtaaatgttattataGGTAAAGGCAAGATGGTTGCGGTGAAAGAGAACAAGTTTCTGACGGTGGCACCTTTCGAGTGTGCGTGGAGTGATGATCTTAAGTTCCGAGAAGCGGGAAGAGGCTGCGTTGCGTTTGATGCGTTTGCTCACAATGATGTCACGGTGGTGTTCAGAGAGAATGTGGGGACTCAACATTACCATTATAAGAAAGATAATAGTCCTCATTACATTGTGATCATTGGTAGCAATAGGAACCGTAGGTTGAAGATTCAGGTAGATGGGAAGTCTGTGGTAGATGAGGAAGCTTCTGATCTCTGTCGTTGTTCTTTGGAGTTTGAGAGTTACTGGATTAGTATCTATGATGGGTTGATTAGCATTGGTAAAGGTCGGTATCCGTTTCAGAACCTGGTGTTTAAGTGGCAGGACTCTAAGCCTAATTTAAATGTCCAGTATGTTGGTTTGAGCAGCTGGGATAAACATGTTGGATATAGAAACGTGAGTGTGTTTCCCGTGACACACAATCATATCTTGCTGTGGAAGCAAGTGGATTGCCGTGAAGTTAAAGGAGATGAGTCTGGTGACGAGATGTTTGTGGAGGAAAGGACTGTTTATGATTATGAACAATGGGGTCTTGGGAATTTTTTGGAGAGTTGGGAATTATCTGACACTATCTTTCTTGTTGGTGAAGAGGAAATGAATGTCCCTGCTCACAAAGTTATTTTACAAGCGTCTGGTAATTTTCCTTTGAGATCATCAGTTGGGGATGTCATTCTACTTCGTGGAGTATCTTACCCGATTCTTCATGCACTTCTTCAATATATCTATACGGGACGAACTCAG ATTTTGGAATCAGAACTTGCTCCATTGCGGGATTTAAGTTCTAAGTTTGATGTGATGCCATTGGTGAGACAGTGTGAAGAAAGTATAGACCATATAAAATTGAGCAAAGAAGCATTTGACCCCTGCAGAAAAGTCAAActctcatgttctgtttctcACCCATTATCTGGTTTCATGTTCCCAAGTGCTTTCCCTGTTGATGTGGGGAAGCTGGTAAAGTTATACTCAACCGGCGAGTATAGTGACATAAAAATCTATCTCAGTGACTATAGTCTCACTTTCCAATCTCACAAAGTCATTCTAAGTCTTTGGAGTGTCGCATTTGCAAAG ATGTTTACAAATGGGATGAGTGAAAGCCATTCATCAACGATTCACTTAACCGATGTATCACCAGAAGCATTCAAGGCTATGCTAAATTTCATGTACAGTGGAGAGTTGACCATGGAAGACACGGTGAATTTTGGCACGGAGTTGATCCATCTTCTCTTTCTAGCTGACCGGTTTGGAGTTGTTCCACTTCATCAAGAATGCTGCAAAATGCTCTTGGAGTGTCTCTCAGAG GATTCTGTATGCTCAGTTCTCCAAGTGGTTTCGTCTATCTCGTCATGTAAACTCATTGAGGAGATGTGCAAGAGGAAGTTCTCCCTGCATTTCGACTATTGTACCACTGCAAGTTTAGACTTTGTCTTGTTAGATCAGACCGCCTTCAGTGATATTCTTGAT TCTGCAGATTTGACAGTGACATCTGAGGAAAAGATTCTTGATGCTGTTCTTATGTGGTGCATGAAAGCTGAGGAGTCGCACAGTTGGGAAGTAATAGATGAGATGATGAACTATTGTGAACCCAAAATTTTGTTCAAAGAAAGGCTTCAGTCACTTGATAACCTGTTGCCTCATGCACGCTTCTCTTTGTTGCCATATGAGCTGCTTAAAAGG TTAGAAGACAGCAACCTAAGCAAACAAATCCCGATATTTAATCGTCTT GTGAAGGAGGCTGCTAGCTTTCTAACTTCCGGATTGATATCCCCAGGAAATGAACCGAG TTCAAGGTTCCAACATCGAAGATCGAGTTTCAAGGAGCTTCAGTACATACGTGATGGGGATAGCAATGGGGTGCTGCACTTTGTGGGTACATCTTATGGTAGTCATCAATGGGTTAACCCCGTTCTCGCAAAG AAAATCATTATTACATCCAGCAGCCCCACCTCCAGATTCACTGATCCAAAGGCTTTGGCTTCAAAGGCCTATGTG GGTACTTCCTTTGCAGGGCCTAGGATGGAAGGCGGCCATATATCATCCTGGTGGATGGTGGACTTAGGCGAAGATCATCAG CTTATGTGCAACTACTACACCTTCAGACAAGACGGATCAAGAGCATTCACAAGGTCCTGGAAGTTTCAG GGATCGATGGATGGGAAAATATGGACAGACTTGAGAGTCCATGAGGATGACCAAACAATGTGCAAGGCGGGTCAGTTTGCATCGTGGCCAATCACAGCAGCAAATGCGTTACTTCCCTTTAGGTTTTTCAGGCTGGTGCTGACCGGTCCAACCACAGACACATCAACTCCTTGGAACTTTTGCATTTGCTACTTGGAGCTCTACGGTTATTACCGCTGA
- the LOC104749827 gene encoding BTB/POZ domain-containing protein At2g30600-like isoform X3 — MVAVKENKFLTVAPFECAWSDDLKFREAGRGCVAFDAFAHNDVTVVFRENVGTQHYHYKKDNSPHYIVIIGSNRNRRLKIQVDGKSVVDEEASDLCRCSLEFESYWISIYDGLISIGKGRYPFQNLVFKWQDSKPNLNVQYVGLSSWDKHVGYRNVSVFPVTHNHILLWKQVDCREVKGDESGDEMFVEERTVYDYEQWGLGNFLESWELSDTIFLVGEEEMNVPAHKVILQASGNFPLRSSVGDVILLRGVSYPILHALLQYIYTGRTQILESELAPLRDLSSKFDVMPLVRQCEESIDHIKLSKEAFDPCRKVKLSCSVSHPLSGFMFPSAFPVDVGKLVKLYSTGEYSDIKIYLSDYSLTFQSHKVILSLWSVAFAKMFTNGMSESHSSTIHLTDVSPEAFKAMLNFMYSGELTMEDTVNFGTELIHLLFLADRFGVVPLHQECCKMLLECLSEDSVCSVLQVVSSISSCKLIEEMCKRKFSLHFDYCTTASLDFVLLDQTAFSDILDSADLTVTSEEKILDAVLMWCMKAEESHSWEVIDEMMNYCEPKILFKERLQSLDNLLPHARFSLLPYELLKRLEDSNLSKQIPIFNRLVKEAASFLTSGLISPGNEPSSRFQHRRSSFKELQYIRDGDSNGVLHFVGTSYGSHQWVNPVLAKKIIITSSSPTSRFTDPKALASKAYVGTSFAGPRMEGGHISSWWMVDLGEDHQLMCNYYTFRQDGSRAFTRSWKFQGSMDGKIWTDLRVHEDDQTMCKAGQFASWPITAANALLPFRFFRLVLTGPTTDTSTPWNFCICYLELYGYYR; from the exons ATGGTTGCGGTGAAAGAGAACAAGTTTCTGACGGTGGCACCTTTCGAGTGTGCGTGGAGTGATGATCTTAAGTTCCGAGAAGCGGGAAGAGGCTGCGTTGCGTTTGATGCGTTTGCTCACAATGATGTCACGGTGGTGTTCAGAGAGAATGTGGGGACTCAACATTACCATTATAAGAAAGATAATAGTCCTCATTACATTGTGATCATTGGTAGCAATAGGAACCGTAGGTTGAAGATTCAGGTAGATGGGAAGTCTGTGGTAGATGAGGAAGCTTCTGATCTCTGTCGTTGTTCTTTGGAGTTTGAGAGTTACTGGATTAGTATCTATGATGGGTTGATTAGCATTGGTAAAGGTCGGTATCCGTTTCAGAACCTGGTGTTTAAGTGGCAGGACTCTAAGCCTAATTTAAATGTCCAGTATGTTGGTTTGAGCAGCTGGGATAAACATGTTGGATATAGAAACGTGAGTGTGTTTCCCGTGACACACAATCATATCTTGCTGTGGAAGCAAGTGGATTGCCGTGAAGTTAAAGGAGATGAGTCTGGTGACGAGATGTTTGTGGAGGAAAGGACTGTTTATGATTATGAACAATGGGGTCTTGGGAATTTTTTGGAGAGTTGGGAATTATCTGACACTATCTTTCTTGTTGGTGAAGAGGAAATGAATGTCCCTGCTCACAAAGTTATTTTACAAGCGTCTGGTAATTTTCCTTTGAGATCATCAGTTGGGGATGTCATTCTACTTCGTGGAGTATCTTACCCGATTCTTCATGCACTTCTTCAATATATCTATACGGGACGAACTCAG ATTTTGGAATCAGAACTTGCTCCATTGCGGGATTTAAGTTCTAAGTTTGATGTGATGCCATTGGTGAGACAGTGTGAAGAAAGTATAGACCATATAAAATTGAGCAAAGAAGCATTTGACCCCTGCAGAAAAGTCAAActctcatgttctgtttctcACCCATTATCTGGTTTCATGTTCCCAAGTGCTTTCCCTGTTGATGTGGGGAAGCTGGTAAAGTTATACTCAACCGGCGAGTATAGTGACATAAAAATCTATCTCAGTGACTATAGTCTCACTTTCCAATCTCACAAAGTCATTCTAAGTCTTTGGAGTGTCGCATTTGCAAAG ATGTTTACAAATGGGATGAGTGAAAGCCATTCATCAACGATTCACTTAACCGATGTATCACCAGAAGCATTCAAGGCTATGCTAAATTTCATGTACAGTGGAGAGTTGACCATGGAAGACACGGTGAATTTTGGCACGGAGTTGATCCATCTTCTCTTTCTAGCTGACCGGTTTGGAGTTGTTCCACTTCATCAAGAATGCTGCAAAATGCTCTTGGAGTGTCTCTCAGAG GATTCTGTATGCTCAGTTCTCCAAGTGGTTTCGTCTATCTCGTCATGTAAACTCATTGAGGAGATGTGCAAGAGGAAGTTCTCCCTGCATTTCGACTATTGTACCACTGCAAGTTTAGACTTTGTCTTGTTAGATCAGACCGCCTTCAGTGATATTCTTGAT TCTGCAGATTTGACAGTGACATCTGAGGAAAAGATTCTTGATGCTGTTCTTATGTGGTGCATGAAAGCTGAGGAGTCGCACAGTTGGGAAGTAATAGATGAGATGATGAACTATTGTGAACCCAAAATTTTGTTCAAAGAAAGGCTTCAGTCACTTGATAACCTGTTGCCTCATGCACGCTTCTCTTTGTTGCCATATGAGCTGCTTAAAAGG TTAGAAGACAGCAACCTAAGCAAACAAATCCCGATATTTAATCGTCTT GTGAAGGAGGCTGCTAGCTTTCTAACTTCCGGATTGATATCCCCAGGAAATGAACCGAG TTCAAGGTTCCAACATCGAAGATCGAGTTTCAAGGAGCTTCAGTACATACGTGATGGGGATAGCAATGGGGTGCTGCACTTTGTGGGTACATCTTATGGTAGTCATCAATGGGTTAACCCCGTTCTCGCAAAG AAAATCATTATTACATCCAGCAGCCCCACCTCCAGATTCACTGATCCAAAGGCTTTGGCTTCAAAGGCCTATGTG GGTACTTCCTTTGCAGGGCCTAGGATGGAAGGCGGCCATATATCATCCTGGTGGATGGTGGACTTAGGCGAAGATCATCAG CTTATGTGCAACTACTACACCTTCAGACAAGACGGATCAAGAGCATTCACAAGGTCCTGGAAGTTTCAG GGATCGATGGATGGGAAAATATGGACAGACTTGAGAGTCCATGAGGATGACCAAACAATGTGCAAGGCGGGTCAGTTTGCATCGTGGCCAATCACAGCAGCAAATGCGTTACTTCCCTTTAGGTTTTTCAGGCTGGTGCTGACCGGTCCAACCACAGACACATCAACTCCTTGGAACTTTTGCATTTGCTACTTGGAGCTCTACGGTTATTACCGCTGA
- the LOC104749827 gene encoding BTB/POZ domain-containing protein At2g30600-like isoform X2 encodes MCLWKCKGKMVAVKENKFLTVAPFECAWSDDLKFREAGRGCVAFDAFAHNDVTVVFRENVGTQHYHYKKDNSPHYIVIIGSNRNRRLKIQVDGKSVVDEEASDLCRCSLEFESYWISIYDGLISIGKGRYPFQNLVFKWQDSKPNLNVQYVGLSSWDKHVGYRNVSVFPVTHNHILLWKQVDCREVKGDESGDEMFVEERTVYDYEQWGLGNFLESWELSDTIFLVGEEEMNVPAHKVILQASGNFPLRSSVGDVILLRGVSYPILHALLQYIYTGRTQILESELAPLRDLSSKFDVMPLVRQCEESIDHIKLSKEAFDPCRKVKLSCSVSHPLSGFMFPSAFPVDVGKLVKLYSTGEYSDIKIYLSDYSLTFQSHKVILSLWSVAFAKMFTNGMSESHSSTIHLTDVSPEAFKAMLNFMYSGELTMEDTVNFGTELIHLLFLADRFGVVPLHQECCKMLLECLSEDSVCSVLQVVSSISSCKLIEEMCKRKFSLHFDYCTTASLDFVLLDQTAFSDILDSADLTVTSEEKILDAVLMWCMKAEESHSWEVIDEMMNYCEPKILFKERLQSLDNLLPHARFSLLPYELLKRLEDSNLSKQIPIFNRLVKEAASFLTSGLISPGNEPSSRFQHRRSSFKELQYIRDGDSNGVLHFVGTSYGSHQWVNPVLAKKIIITSSSPTSRFTDPKALASKAYVGTSFAGPRMEGGHISSWWMVDLGEDHQLMCNYYTFRQDGSRAFTRSWKFQGSMDGKIWTDLRVHEDDQTMCKAGQFASWPITAANALLPFRFFRLVLTGPTTDTSTPWNFCICYLELYGYYR; translated from the exons ATGTGTTTGTGGAAAT GTAAAGGCAAGATGGTTGCGGTGAAAGAGAACAAGTTTCTGACGGTGGCACCTTTCGAGTGTGCGTGGAGTGATGATCTTAAGTTCCGAGAAGCGGGAAGAGGCTGCGTTGCGTTTGATGCGTTTGCTCACAATGATGTCACGGTGGTGTTCAGAGAGAATGTGGGGACTCAACATTACCATTATAAGAAAGATAATAGTCCTCATTACATTGTGATCATTGGTAGCAATAGGAACCGTAGGTTGAAGATTCAGGTAGATGGGAAGTCTGTGGTAGATGAGGAAGCTTCTGATCTCTGTCGTTGTTCTTTGGAGTTTGAGAGTTACTGGATTAGTATCTATGATGGGTTGATTAGCATTGGTAAAGGTCGGTATCCGTTTCAGAACCTGGTGTTTAAGTGGCAGGACTCTAAGCCTAATTTAAATGTCCAGTATGTTGGTTTGAGCAGCTGGGATAAACATGTTGGATATAGAAACGTGAGTGTGTTTCCCGTGACACACAATCATATCTTGCTGTGGAAGCAAGTGGATTGCCGTGAAGTTAAAGGAGATGAGTCTGGTGACGAGATGTTTGTGGAGGAAAGGACTGTTTATGATTATGAACAATGGGGTCTTGGGAATTTTTTGGAGAGTTGGGAATTATCTGACACTATCTTTCTTGTTGGTGAAGAGGAAATGAATGTCCCTGCTCACAAAGTTATTTTACAAGCGTCTGGTAATTTTCCTTTGAGATCATCAGTTGGGGATGTCATTCTACTTCGTGGAGTATCTTACCCGATTCTTCATGCACTTCTTCAATATATCTATACGGGACGAACTCAG ATTTTGGAATCAGAACTTGCTCCATTGCGGGATTTAAGTTCTAAGTTTGATGTGATGCCATTGGTGAGACAGTGTGAAGAAAGTATAGACCATATAAAATTGAGCAAAGAAGCATTTGACCCCTGCAGAAAAGTCAAActctcatgttctgtttctcACCCATTATCTGGTTTCATGTTCCCAAGTGCTTTCCCTGTTGATGTGGGGAAGCTGGTAAAGTTATACTCAACCGGCGAGTATAGTGACATAAAAATCTATCTCAGTGACTATAGTCTCACTTTCCAATCTCACAAAGTCATTCTAAGTCTTTGGAGTGTCGCATTTGCAAAG ATGTTTACAAATGGGATGAGTGAAAGCCATTCATCAACGATTCACTTAACCGATGTATCACCAGAAGCATTCAAGGCTATGCTAAATTTCATGTACAGTGGAGAGTTGACCATGGAAGACACGGTGAATTTTGGCACGGAGTTGATCCATCTTCTCTTTCTAGCTGACCGGTTTGGAGTTGTTCCACTTCATCAAGAATGCTGCAAAATGCTCTTGGAGTGTCTCTCAGAG GATTCTGTATGCTCAGTTCTCCAAGTGGTTTCGTCTATCTCGTCATGTAAACTCATTGAGGAGATGTGCAAGAGGAAGTTCTCCCTGCATTTCGACTATTGTACCACTGCAAGTTTAGACTTTGTCTTGTTAGATCAGACCGCCTTCAGTGATATTCTTGAT TCTGCAGATTTGACAGTGACATCTGAGGAAAAGATTCTTGATGCTGTTCTTATGTGGTGCATGAAAGCTGAGGAGTCGCACAGTTGGGAAGTAATAGATGAGATGATGAACTATTGTGAACCCAAAATTTTGTTCAAAGAAAGGCTTCAGTCACTTGATAACCTGTTGCCTCATGCACGCTTCTCTTTGTTGCCATATGAGCTGCTTAAAAGG TTAGAAGACAGCAACCTAAGCAAACAAATCCCGATATTTAATCGTCTT GTGAAGGAGGCTGCTAGCTTTCTAACTTCCGGATTGATATCCCCAGGAAATGAACCGAG TTCAAGGTTCCAACATCGAAGATCGAGTTTCAAGGAGCTTCAGTACATACGTGATGGGGATAGCAATGGGGTGCTGCACTTTGTGGGTACATCTTATGGTAGTCATCAATGGGTTAACCCCGTTCTCGCAAAG AAAATCATTATTACATCCAGCAGCCCCACCTCCAGATTCACTGATCCAAAGGCTTTGGCTTCAAAGGCCTATGTG GGTACTTCCTTTGCAGGGCCTAGGATGGAAGGCGGCCATATATCATCCTGGTGGATGGTGGACTTAGGCGAAGATCATCAG CTTATGTGCAACTACTACACCTTCAGACAAGACGGATCAAGAGCATTCACAAGGTCCTGGAAGTTTCAG GGATCGATGGATGGGAAAATATGGACAGACTTGAGAGTCCATGAGGATGACCAAACAATGTGCAAGGCGGGTCAGTTTGCATCGTGGCCAATCACAGCAGCAAATGCGTTACTTCCCTTTAGGTTTTTCAGGCTGGTGCTGACCGGTCCAACCACAGACACATCAACTCCTTGGAACTTTTGCATTTGCTACTTGGAGCTCTACGGTTATTACCGCTGA
- the LOC104749828 gene encoding probable WRKY transcription factor 21: MEEIEGTNRAAVESCHRVLNLLNKPQQQQQQQQQDHVGFERNLVSETREAVFRFKRVSTLLSTSVVGHARFRRAKKLETHVSQTFLLDPSSHQRTELASSSSQKPPVLRSGFQELSLRPSDSLTLGTKSFTLNPNAKAPLLQLNQQPIPSSNFSNLFPEKQQQQQQQLQQQQQQLQQQQQFHERLKAHHLHQQQQLQKHQAELLLRKCNGGISLSFDNSSCTPTMSSTRSFVSSLSIDGSVANLEGKNSFHLVGVPSSTDQNSQHSKRKCPLKGDEHGGLKCGNSSRCHCSKKRKHRVRRSIRVPAISNKVADIPPDDYSWRKYGQKPIKGSPYPRGYYKCSSMRGCPARKHVERCLEDPAMLIVTYEAEHNHPKLPSQAITT; encoded by the exons ATGGAGGAGATAGAAGGAACGAACAGAGCAGCTGTAGAGAGTTGTCATAGAGTTCTTAATCTTTTGAATAAAccacagcagcagcaacagcaacagcagcaaGATCATGTTGGGTTTGAGAGGAATTTGGTGTCTGAAACTAGAGAAGCTGTGTTTAGGTTCAAGAGAGTGTCGACTTTGTTGAGCACTAGTGTTGTTGGTCATGCTAGGTTTAGAAGAGCTAAGAAACTTGAGACCCATGTGTCTCAAACCTTCCTCCTTGATCCTTCTTCTCACCAAAGAACAGAACttgcatcttcttcatctcagaAACCACCTGTTCTCCGGTCTGGTTTCCAGGAATTGAGCTTGAGACCTTCAGATTCACTCACTTTAGGGACCAAGTCTTTCACTTTGAACCCAAATGCTAAAGCTCCTCTCCTTCAGCTTAACCAGCAGCCAATTCCTTCTTCGAATTTTTCCAATCTGTTTCctgaaaaacaacaacaacagcagcagcagctacagcaacaacagcagcagctgcagcagcaacagcagtTTCATGAACGGTTAAAAGCTCACCATCTTCATCAGCAGCAACAGCTACAGAAACATCAAGCTGAGCTTTTGCTTAGGAAATGCAATGGTGGGATAAGTTTGAGTTTCGATAACTCGAGTTGTACTCCAACCATGTCATCCACCAGGTCCTTTGTCTCTTCACTTAGCATAGATGGTAGTGTGGCTAATCTAGAAGGAAAGAACTCTTTCCACTTGGTAGGGGTACCGAGTTCAACTGATCAGAACTCACAACACTCTAAGAGAAAATGCCCCTTGAAAGGAGACGAACATGGAGGCTTAAAATGTGGGAACTCTAGCCGTTGCCACTGCTCTAAGAAGAG GAAACATCGGGTTAGGAGATCGATCAGAGTGCCTGCTATAAGTAACAAGGTTGCAGATATTCCTCCTGATGATTACTCATGGCGCAAATATGGTCAGAAACCAATCAAGGGCTCTCCTTATCCAAG GGGATATTACAAATGCAGTAGCATGAGAGGTTGTCCAGCGAGGAAGCACGTTGAGAGATGTTTGGAAGATCCGGCAATGCTTATTGTTACTTATGAAGCAGAGCATAACCATCCGAAATTGCCATCTCAAGCTATAACAACTTAA